In Bacillota bacterium, the sequence AAACATTTCGAGCATTCCGGTTTCCCTCCTTAATTTACATTTTTTGGCCTTTCCCCCCGCTTTTCATTGTTTCCACACAAAAAATAATGCCTCCCAACGAGCGGAAGGCATTAGACGAACAGCACTTGCTCTCCTCTCGTTGAGCTTTGGCACTGCACGGCGTAGGGTTCCCCCCAGCCGCATTAGGTAAAACCTTAATCCGGTAATACCTGCTCACCCATTGGCATCTTTCGATGTTTCCGGGCAGCGGCCTGTTTCCGTACAGGAGCCTCACCTAACGGAGCAATTGTCAATTGTCGATTTTACTATACCACTCCTGCTCTCTGGAAGCAAGAGGCCGCCCGCGGAAGGAAGCAGCAGAATCGCGCCGCTTCGCCAGACACCAGGAGGCTTCCCCTGGCTTCCGGTTATTTTATTTTGTCTCCTTTTACTAAAAATATGGCTTTTTCTTGTTCTGCAAGACAAAGGAGTTTTTGTTGACAGCAAACAAACATAGAGCCAGAATACAGCGCAAATTTTGTTGAACAGGAGGCCTGTGCTTTCGGAGAAGCCAACGATCACCCAAACCGACATGATAGAAGTTTCGAAACAAAGGGTTGAATGCATCAGGTGTAAACGCGAACGGTCGGAAGGGCGAGGAGGTGGTACTCCTCTAGAACGGCCAGATGAGGAATATATCTTTTGGTTCTCGAAGAGGCGTGCGTTCAGAAGAGTCATGGACAGTCAGGACACGTTTCTTTAAGGCCGCGGTTCGGTTCTACTTTAAGGAGGAATGCTCATGAGTTCTCAGGAGAAAGAGCATAGGGGAATCACGCGGCGGGACTTTCTCAAAGGGATAGCGGTAGGGGCTGCGGGGGCAGCTGCGGCAGGCGCCCTGGCCGGCTGCGGACCGGCTCCCAGCGAAAGGGCTGCGGCGCCGGAGAAGGCAGGTGCACCCGAAAGGGCAAGCTTCGAAGTACCTCCCCCGCCGATTCCGGAGAAGGACATTAAAGAAACCATCACCGCGGACGTGGTTGTCGTCGGAGCCGGAATAGCCGGGCTGACGGCGGCGCTCTCGGCCGCGGAGGCAGGCGCCAAGACGGTCTTGCTTGAGAAGGGGCCTACCTACATGGCCCATGGCCTGCATAACGCTGCCATCGGGAGCAGGCTGCAGAAAAAGGCAGGAATCAAGATTGACAGGGACCAGATCATCGCAACGATCATGGAGTTTGGGGCGTACAGGAGCGACCAGAAGCTGGTCACTTTGTGGGCCGACAACTGCAGCAAGGTTATGGACTGGCTGCTTGACATGGCGGAAGCAGAAAAAATCGAGGTCGTCCTCGATCCGACCACCAAGCCGTGGTACTTCCCGAACTACCCCACGATCCACGTCTTCATGCCTAAGTGGCAGGCCACCCTGGCCGAAATGCTGCAGCGCAATGCCGAAAGGCGCGGCGTAGACTTTCGCTTTGAGACCCCGGCAGTGCGGCTGCTCAGGGAGGGCAAGGGCCGGGTCACCGGTGTCATCGCGCAGACTCAAGCAGGCGACTATATAAGGTTCAACACCAGGAAAGCGGTAGTGCTCTGCACCGGAGACTACGGAAACGACCGCCAGATGGTCGAGAAGTATTGCGATTGGAGAGCCCTGGCCACACGTCTGGGCTGCACCTACCAGCCCAGGCTGAACACCGGCGACGGCCACAAAATGGCTTTGTGGATCGGCGCGGCAATAGACGACCTTCCC encodes:
- a CDS encoding FAD-dependent oxidoreductase, whose product is MSSQEKEHRGITRRDFLKGIAVGAAGAAAAGALAGCGPAPSERAAAPEKAGAPERASFEVPPPPIPEKDIKETITADVVVVGAGIAGLTAALSAAEAGAKTVLLEKGPTYMAHGLHNAAIGSRLQKKAGIKIDRDQIIATIMEFGAYRSDQKLVTLWADNCSKVMDWLLDMAEAEKIEVVLDPTTKPWYFPNYPTIHVFMPKWQATLAEMLQRNAERRGVDFRFETPAVRLLREGKGRVTGVIAQTQAGDYIRFNTRKAVVLCTGDYGNDRQMVEKYCDWRALATRLGCTYQPRLNTGDGHKMALWIGAAIDDLPHCVMLFDWVPWSGQALFNLARQPWLYVNVNGERFMNEDLPWGYEINQILQQPTGVVWAIWDAKYDQEWPKMKSQCCKNMGPPTHLWNPKQLDEAVKKGNVLTAQTIEELAQKMKVPVAAFKATVKRYTELARMKKDLDYGKHPDRLTTIEKAPFYACQVTSCFLVTLGGLKVNTRLQVLDRERKVIPGLYAAGNVSGCFFGNMYPTTTPGLSHSRAWTFGRLAGLNAAAEKV